The genomic stretch GTAGAAGCGGTTCTCTAACCGCGACCAGCCCTATTGCACGAATCCTTTCAGGGGCGCGATTCATGTTGTGCCCAGTGCTTACTGCCTGCTGTGGGAGCGACATTTTGCCGCGAAATGAAACGCAGAAAAACGCAATAACAAGAAAGGGGGAAATTAATTTGAAGAAAAAATTCCTCATGCTCAGTTTGGTTGTAAGCCTCGTGTTGTATTTTGCCGGCGTGGCTTCGGTATCTGCTGAGAATATCGAGTGGAGCAGCAAGAAACTCATAAATGTGAAAAGTTCTCCGCTCGACGTTTCGCCATCAAAGGACGGCCGCTGGATTTTCATTCTGTCGCCGGGGGAAGTCCTGGTCTACTCTGCTTCAAAGAGCAAAGTAATAAACAGCATTCCGGTTGACAAGGGTTTCGACAGACTGGCGTACTCTGCCAAAGACAATACCCTTATTCTCAGCAGCCGCACTGGAAAAGCCGTCAAGATTATCCAGCTGGCAGTAATCCACGACATTGACGTGTCCGGCCTGCCCTTTCTGGGTGAGAGGAATGCCCCCGTGACTATAGCGGTATTCGGCGACTATCAGTGACCGTACTGTGCGCGGCTCGAGCCGCTGCTCCAGCAGGTGCTGGAGACCTATCCCAGGGAAGTGAAGCTGGTATTCAAAAACTTTCCACTCCGCATGCACAGATATGCCATGCAGGCAGCAGCAGCTGCCATGGCAGCCAATGTCCAGGGGAAATTTGCCCAGTTCCACGAGAAGCTGTTCGAAAACTATCGCAGCTTGAATGAGGCGAAAATCGAAGAAATCGCCACTGCACTTGGCCTTGACATGACAGAATTCAACAGGGACAGGAAAGATCCTGCCATTCAGAATCTCATCGCCCGGGATATACAGGACGGAATAAAGGCAGGTATCCGTGGAACTCCCACCGTATTTATTAATGGCAAGCAGTTGAAGGGCAGAAATTTTGCCGCTTTTAAAACTATGATTGATGCTGAACTGAAGAAACACATGTGAAGTCAGCAGATAAGTAGCAGAACACAGCAGCCGTTATTTTGCATCCATAGCAAGCCGCAGGCCCCACTGGCAGAAGTGGCCCTGCGGTGGTTGTGCATCCCTGCGTGCGGAACGTACACTCCAACTGCCGAAGCCATAGCCGCCGCCGCGAAGCACACGCCGTTCTCCCTGGGCCGGTCCTCGAGGGTCGAGCTGTTGCCCCGGCTTGTAAGGGCCGTACCAATCCGCACACCACTCGGCCACGTTGCCGTGCATGTCGAAGAGCCCCCACCTGTTCGGCTTTTTCTGGGCCACCGGGTGGGTACGATTGCGAGCAATATTGCCATACCAGGCGTAGGCCTCGAGCATGCCTCCCTCATCACCAAAGTAGAACCGCAAGGGATCCTTCCTGGCTCCTGGCCCCATGTCATCACCGAAACAGAACCTGGTGGAACTGCCAGCCCTGCAGGCGTACTCCCATTCTGCTTCTGTGGGCAGGCGATAGCGATGGGTGTGCTCCCGTTCGTTCAGTCGGCGGATAAATTCCTGGCAATCCTCCCAGGAGACATTTTCCACCGGCAAATCGGGTCCTCGGAATCGAGAAGGATTGGCTCCCATGATTTCCTGCCATTGCCGTTGAGTCACTTCGGTTGCCCCCAGATAAAAAGAATGAGAGAGCTTTACCAGGTGTTGCGGCCCCTCATCCTGGTTTCTGCCGGGTTCACTTTCGGGACTCCCCATAATGAAGCTGCCAGCAGGAATGCGGACGAATTTCATGCCGATGCTGTTGGTGTAGGTGGGCCCTGTCGGAGGTGGCAACATGTAAGAAGTGGCTGCTTGGCCGCGGCTCTCAAACAATGCTGCCGAGGTCACGGCCCGGACAAACACCAGATCGCAATCGAATTTCCAGTCAATGCTGCCGTGATAAAAGCTGACGAGATAAGAGAA from Deltaproteobacteria bacterium encodes the following:
- a CDS encoding thioredoxin domain-containing protein yields the protein MLETYPREVKLVFKNFPLRMHRYAMQAAAAAMAANVQGKFAQFHEKLFENYRSLNEAKIEEIATALGLDMTEFNRDRKDPAIQNLIARDIQDGIKAGIRGTPTVFINGKQLKGRNFAAFKTMIDAELKKHM
- a CDS encoding SUMF1/EgtB/PvdO family nonheme iron enzyme → MILPSLKKLSPGKTRIFLARAALFFILSIGLLALWSAAALAAATVSLRSTPKLLTDEDVDRLVQHYHFYDSRRNPTGSFANLFSSVTIGDDRVVIDKATGLVWQQSGSAKYMDHQGALAYIQTLNEERYANCSHWRLPTVEELASLLEEKPLTGKLHVDPAFAAHQAWCWSSDYRGQGFSYLVSFYHGSIDWKFDCDLVFVRAVTSAALFESRGQAATSYMLPPPTGPTYTNSIGMKFVRIPAGSFIMGSPESEPGRNQDEGPQHLVKLSHSFYLGATEVTQRQWQEIMGANPSRFRGPDLPVENVSWEDCQEFIRRLNEREHTHRYRLPTEAEWEYACRAGSSTRFCFGDDMGPGARKDPLRFYFGDEGGMLEAYAWYGNIARNRTHPVAQKKPNRWGLFDMHGNVAEWCADWYGPYKPGQQLDPRGPAQGERRVLRGGGYGFGSWSVRSARRDAQPPQGHFCQWGLRLAMDAK